The Gammaproteobacteria bacterium DNA window TACTCAAAAATACATGGTGAATATATACCTTCATCGACACATACTTGAGAATGAAATTGTCCCTGCTGATCAATAAGAATAGCTTCACCAGGTTTTACATCGCGCACTAACTCGTATCCCAGCACATCTAACGCGACACTTTCGGATGCAACCATATACTGAACGCCTTTTTTAGTTTCTTTAACACCATAAACTAAGGGGCGTATACCATAAGGATCGCGAAATGCCAAAATTCCCATACCACAAATCATTGATACCACGGCATAGGCACCTTCACATCGCCGATGCACTCCTCGTACTGCATCAAATATCGTCCTGGGTGATAATTGTCTCTGCCCAGAATAAAGTAACTCATGCGCAAGTACGTTCAATAATATTTCTGAGTCTGAGTTAGTATTAATATGGCGGCGGTCATCAAGATACAATTCTTGTTTTAAATCTTCAGCATTTGTCAGATTTCCGTTATGACCTAAGCTCAAGCCGTATGGAGAATTTACATAAAATGGTTGTGCTTCTGCTGAAGAAGAACTTCCAGCAGTTGGATATCGAACATGTGCTATGCCCATGCTACCTTGCATCTGCTGCATATGACGATCCTGGAATACGTCTCGCACCAGGCCGTTGCCTTTACGTTGATAAATGCGGTTACCTTCCGAAGTAGCGATACCAGCAGCGTCTTGCCCGCGATGTTGTAATACCGTCAGACCATCGTACAACTCTTGATTAAGCTGTTGACTACCTATTATTCCTACGATTCCACACATATTAGTTCTCTATAGCTGAATATCGGCACTGGGTACTTCAGCAGGCAGTCTAAACTGCTGTGCATATCGTTCAGGTAACTGAGCGACTACCCACACTGCCGCATGTTCAAACGGTTTAATAAATCGCGATGATTGCCAGGATGTCGTTTGATGCAATGTGGTAAACGCTGAAGCTGTCATAATCAAAATAGTTGTAATCACGGAGGCTCGTAACATACCAAACACCATCCCAAGCATACGATCTACACCTTTTAGTATCTGTGCTTTCATAATTTGACTGAGCACAAAGTTAATTAACGCACCAAACACCAATACGCCTACCATGATTAACACAAAGGCTATGCCAACACGAATATTAGTGCCAAATTCCTTTTCGCCAAATGACAGGCTTGTACTATCAATTGCCTCAGGAAGCAAAAATGAGACTTGTTCAGACTGACTAAGCGCCAACCAAATAGCAGCTACCCAAGTCACAATTGATACTGCTTCACGCACAAACCCTCTTAACAGGGCAATAGTTGTCGAAATCAAAAAAATGACAACAATGATTATATCTATCCAAGTGATATCAGCCATGTATTTATTATTTTTTAATTATCCAGCTGTACGTGGATGTCTAGTTACAAACGCTGCCTCTAACTTCATTTTCTTTCGCAAACTATCCCTAATCTTTGTTGCCTCATCTTGCGAGATAACAGGACCAACTTTGACTCTATAATAGTCTTTACCGTTATTCGAGCCAACCTCAACCAATGCATCATAACCCGCATCAACAAGTTGTTTTTGCATGGCCAAAGCTTTTGTCTTTTCACCAAATGCACCTACTTGGACTACCCAACTTAACAGCTCTGATTTAGTATCAGCACTCACAACCACCTCTGGCACAATATTATTAGCTGCATCCGTGTCTTGATGGCTGGCTGTAGTATCTTGACCAGAATAAGTATGTTCTGGCGCTGGCGTTTGCACCTGACTATCAAGCTCATCAGAAAATACCAGCGTGGGTTCTGGCGGCATTTCCATATCGATCTTTGTCACAGATTCTTGCCCAGAACCATCTAGAATCATGGGTATAAAAATAACCGCCAATGACAACAATACAGTGGCACCAACGATTCTATATTTAAGCGTTGAATCCACTATTTTAGTAAGTTTGGTAAATGCAATTCATATCCATATTCTACATAAACCATGTGACACATGCGAAGCTTGTATGAACTATCGTTAATATTGAAAAATATTTATGATTCACTAGCAAGTACTTCAGAAACAGTAAAAATCGAACCAAAGACTATAATTCGATCACCCTCGCAGGCATCTATCTGTGCTTGCGAATACGCATGTTCCACTGATTCAAACACTTTCACACTGATATCTGAGCTTTGTTTCATAAGTGACTGTTCCACCTTATCTACTTGCATACGTCGCGGTGAATTAACTTGCGATATATACCAATTATCTATGTGAGAGTGCATCAATGAAACTATTCCATCAACATCTTTATCACTTAAAATTGCAAACACCGCAATTGTCTTTTGAGGCCTAGGTAGCGCCATTAGATTCTCAGCCAATATCTTTGCACTATCGAAATTATGTGCAACATCCAAAATAATTTCACAATCCTTTACAATGCGTTGAAATCTTCCTTCTAGGGTCACTTCACGCAGGCCAGTCTCTATAGCATCTGCATTCAAAGGTAACTTATCGCTTAAACAATACAAACCCATAATCACGCTAGCCGCATTTCTGATTTGTACTGCGCCAGAAAGATTAGGCAATGGCAGGCCATGAATCTCATAGCCGTCCGTCAAGAAAGACCACGATGTTTTTGCAACTTTATAGCTAAAATCTGCATTCAACTGAAACAAGTCAGCGTTAATTTTTTGAGCTGACTGCGAAATCGAATTAGGTGGATCTATATCACCACAGATTGCAGGCGTGTTAGCGCGGAAAATTCCTGCTTTTTCGTAACCAATTAATTCTCTGGTGTCACCCAGCCACTCAGTATGATCCAAGCCTATACTTGTAACGAATGCCAAATCGTTATCAATAATATTAGTCGCATCTAAACGCCCACCCAAACCAACTTCTAGGATGGCTACATCGACTTTATTTTCATGGAAAATATCTAACGCAGTTAAAGTAGCAAATTCAAAAAAACTTAAACTAATGTCACCTCGCGCACTATTAATTTTTTCAAAGGACTGACACAACTGCTTATCATTAACACATCTCAAACCAATTCTTATACGTTCATTATAGTGAACAATATGTGGAGAAGTGTAAGTGCCGACTTTATATCCGCCGTGATGCAGTATTGCACTTAACATCGCTACAGCAGAACCTTTACCATTTGTACCCGCAACAGTAATAACGGGAAAAGGACACTCAAGAAGATTTAGACGTTTTGCAACAGTTTCGACTCTGTCTAGGCCTAATTCAATTTCACGAGCATGTAATGTTGTTTGCCACGCCAACCAATCTTCTAAGGTGTTATATTTCATTGCATCAAGCAATTCAAAATAAGAACTAAAATTGCCATGCTAATTATAACGGCAAGAATTTATACGATGCGATCAGTTAAAATATGCAGCAAATTATGAATACGATCGCGCATGTCTTTTCTTTCAACGATCATATCAATTGCTCCGTGCTCTAATAAGAATTCACTTCGCTGAAAACCTTCAGGCAATGTTTCACGCACGGTTTGTTGAATTACTCTTGGGCCAGCAAAGCCTATAAGCGCATTTGGCTCTGCGATATGCACATCACCCAACATCGCAAAGCTTGCAGAGACTCCACCCATTGTTGGGTCAGTTAATACAGAAACAAAAGGCAAACGTTGTTCCGATAATCGCGTTAGTGCAGCACTTGTTTTAGCCATCTGCATTAATGACATTAATGCTTCTTGCATGCGCGCACCACCACTAGTAGAAAAGCATATAAAGGGAATACTTTCAGCAATACTCTTCTTAACCCCCATCAAAAAGCGCTCGCCAACAACAGAGCCCATAGACCCACCCATAAAACTAAATTCAAATGCCGCAACAACAACAGGCATCCCTTTTAGTTTTCCATGAGAAACAACTAGGGCATCTTTCTCACCGGTACTTTTAGTAGCCGCAGAAAGGCGATCTTTATATTTCTTCGAATCCTTAAACTTCAGAAAATCTTTAGGCTCTAATTCGGAACCTATTTCTTGTTGGTCTCCATCATCAAGAAAGTAACTGACACGACTACGCGCACTGATTCGCAAATGATGACCACACTTTGGACATACTTGTAGATTACGCTCTAGCTCCGCACCGTATAGTACTGCGCTACAACTTGGGCATTTATCCCATAGACCTTCAGGCACTTTTCGCTTAGACGTACTTTCAGTACGAATTTGCGACGGCATTAGTTTCTCTAGCCAGCTCATATTATTTTAATTTTACCAGATAAATTGATTAGGGAAATTAAATTGAAATTTAGTTAAGCTATATTTTGAACAGATTGGCTATTATCCAACGCATTCTTAATATCGTGCAACAAAGTTTTAACCTTACCGACCGCCGTAGGTAAATCATCCCCATATTCTGCAATAATTGAGACAATAGCACTGCCTACTACCACCGCATTACTACAGTCAGCAACCATACGTGCGGTTTTTGCATCTTTAATTCCAAATCCAACGGCAACTGGAATATCTGTATGTTTTCTAATCTGGGTGACTTTTTCTTCTACACTCGCTACATCAATCTGACTAGCACCTGTAATTCCCTTGAAAGAGACGTAATAAAGGAATCCCGAAGCCAGATCAGTAATCATTTGCACACGTTTATCTTTTGTTGTTGGTGCTAATAAATAAATGGTGTCTATATTCTGCGCTTTATAAATTGAAGCCATTTGCTGACTTTCTTCCGGCGGCAAATCAACCGTTATAACACCATCCACCAAGCCTGTAACAGTTTGCGCAAACTTCTCTACACCAAATATCTCTATTGGATTTTGATATCCCATTAATACAATGGGTGTAGTCGAATTCGTTTCACGAAATTGCTTAACAATATTTATCACATCATGTAACGAAGTCTCATGTTTCAGCGCACGTTCACAGGCAAGTTGTATCACAGGACCATCTGCCATTGGATCAGAAAAAGGTATTCCCAATTCAATTATATCGCTACCAGCATCTGTCAGAGCATGCATCAACTCTAATGTATGTGATGGGTGAGGATCTCCAGCAGTAATATAACTAATAAGTGCCTTTTGGTTGCTTTGTTGAAGTTGCTCAAAGCATGTGTGTATACGACTCACAACTCAATCCCCTCTATGCCTGCCACAGTATTGATATCTTTATCTCCACGTCCAGACAAATTAACAATTATAGATTGATCTTTATCCATCATTTTTGCCAGTTTTTGGGCGTAGGCAACAGCATGACTACTTTCTAATGCAGGAATAATACCTTCAACGCGTGTCAACTCATGGAACGCAGCAAGAGCTTCCTCGTCAGTCACAGAAACATACTCAACACTACCCTCATCTTTTAACCATGAATGCTCAGGTCCCACACCTGGGTAGTCTAATCCCGCTGAAATTGAATGTGTTTCAATAATTTGACCATTATTATCTTCCATAAGATAAGTGCGATTACCATGTAACACCCCAGGGCTTCCTGCATTTAATGGCGCAGAGTGACGTCCAGTTTCTATCCCATCTCCACCAGCTTCTACACCATATTTTTTAACTTCCTTGTCTGATAAAAATGGATGAAATAAACCTATTGCATTTGAACCTCCACCCACACATGCAACCAGAGCATCAGGTAACTTACTTGTTTGCGTTAAGCTTTGCTCACGTGCTTCGCGACCAATAACAGTTTGGAAATCACGCACTAATAATGGATAAGGATGTGGACCAGCAACAGTACCTATAATATAAAAAGTATTGTCGACATTAGTCACCCAGTCTCGCAGCGCTTCATTTAAAGCATCTTTCAATGTTCTCGAACCTGATGTGACAGGAACAACAGTAGCGCCCAACAAGCGCATGCGAAAAACATTAGGCGCTTGCCGCTGAATATCATCTGCACCCATATAAACAACACACTCTAAACCTAGGCGTGCGGCAATAGTGGCACTTGCTACTCCATGTTGACCCGCACCCGTTTCTGCAATGATTCGAGTTTTACCCATACGCTTAGCGAGCAATGCTTGGCCTATGGTATTGTTAATTTTATGCGCGCCCGTGTGATTGAGATCTTCTCGCTTAAGATAGACCTGAGCGCCTCCCCAAAGCTTTGTTAATCTTTCTGCATGATAGAGCGGGCTTGGACGTCCC harbors:
- the purF gene encoding amidophosphoribosyltransferase, which encodes MCGIVGIIGSQQLNQELYDGLTVLQHRGQDAAGIATSEGNRIYQRKGNGLVRDVFQDRHMQQMQGSMGIAHVRYPTAGSSSSAEAQPFYVNSPYGLSLGHNGNLTNAEDLKQELYLDDRRHINTNSDSEILLNVLAHELLYSGQRQLSPRTIFDAVRGVHRRCEGAYAVVSMICGMGILAFRDPYGIRPLVYGVKETKKGVQYMVASESVALDVLGYELVRDVKPGEAILIDQQGQFHSQVCVDEGIYSPCIFEYVYFARPDSIVENVYVQKARMRMGQRLAEKILKAWPEHDIDVVIPIPDTSRTAALEMAHVIGCKYREGFIKNRYIGRTFIMPGQTQRKKSVRQKLNPIGLEYKNKNVLLVDDSIVRGTTSKEIVQMAREAGAKNVYFASASPPVRYQNIYGIDMPAATELIAHGKNVDEVCEEIGADKLFYQNIDDLIWSVRKGNKKLKQFETSVFTGKYVTGIGDEYLRSLEVVRSDASKAEQEQGKQQDYTSVDLINNL
- a CDS encoding CvpA family protein, which gives rise to MADITWIDIIIVVIFLISTTIALLRGFVREAVSIVTWVAAIWLALSQSEQVSFLLPEAIDSTSLSFGEKEFGTNIRVGIAFVLIMVGVLVFGALINFVLSQIMKAQILKGVDRMLGMVFGMLRASVITTILIMTASAFTTLHQTTSWQSSRFIKPFEHAAVWVVAQLPERYAQQFRLPAEVPSADIQL
- a CDS encoding SPOR domain-containing protein; this encodes MDSTLKYRIVGATVLLSLAVIFIPMILDGSGQESVTKIDMEMPPEPTLVFSDELDSQVQTPAPEHTYSGQDTTASHQDTDAANNIVPEVVVSADTKSELLSWVVQVGAFGEKTKALAMQKQLVDAGYDALVEVGSNNGKDYYRVKVGPVISQDEATKIRDSLRKKMKLEAAFVTRHPRTAG
- the folC gene encoding bifunctional tetrahydrofolate synthase/dihydrofolate synthase, giving the protein MKYNTLEDWLAWQTTLHAREIELGLDRVETVAKRLNLLECPFPVITVAGTNGKGSAVAMLSAILHHGGYKVGTYTSPHIVHYNERIRIGLRCVNDKQLCQSFEKINSARGDISLSFFEFATLTALDIFHENKVDVAILEVGLGGRLDATNIIDNDLAFVTSIGLDHTEWLGDTRELIGYEKAGIFRANTPAICGDIDPPNSISQSAQKINADLFQLNADFSYKVAKTSWSFLTDGYEIHGLPLPNLSGAVQIRNAASVIMGLYCLSDKLPLNADAIETGLREVTLEGRFQRIVKDCEIILDVAHNFDSAKILAENLMALPRPQKTIAVFAILSDKDVDGIVSLMHSHIDNWYISQVNSPRRMQVDKVEQSLMKQSSDISVKVFESVEHAYSQAQIDACEGDRIIVFGSIFTVSEVLASES
- the trpA gene encoding tryptophan synthase subunit alpha is translated as MSRIHTCFEQLQQSNQKALISYITAGDPHPSHTLELMHALTDAGSDIIELGIPFSDPMADGPVIQLACERALKHETSLHDVINIVKQFRETNSTTPIVLMGYQNPIEIFGVEKFAQTVTGLVDGVITVDLPPEESQQMASIYKAQNIDTIYLLAPTTKDKRVQMITDLASGFLYYVSFKGITGASQIDVASVEEKVTQIRKHTDIPVAVGFGIKDAKTARMVADCSNAVVVGSAIVSIIAEYGDDLPTAVGKVKTLLHDIKNALDNSQSVQNIA
- the trpB gene encoding tryptophan synthase subunit beta; the protein is MNVNVKENTVNATTMPDKDGHFGIYGGRFVAETLMTPLEELETAYLASKDDPAFQKEFDDDLAYYVGRPSPLYHAERLTKLWGGAQVYLKREDLNHTGAHKINNTIGQALLAKRMGKTRIIAETGAGQHGVASATIAARLGLECVVYMGADDIQRQAPNVFRMRLLGATVVPVTSGSRTLKDALNEALRDWVTNVDNTFYIIGTVAGPHPYPLLVRDFQTVIGREAREQSLTQTSKLPDALVACVGGGSNAIGLFHPFLSDKEVKKYGVEAGGDGIETGRHSAPLNAGSPGVLHGNRTYLMEDNNGQIIETHSISAGLDYPGVGPEHSWLKDEGSVEYVSVTDEEALAAFHELTRVEGIIPALESSHAVAYAQKLAKMMDKDQSIIVNLSGRGDKDINTVAGIEGIEL